In Aliarcobacter faecis, a genomic segment contains:
- the yajC gene encoding preprotein translocase subunit YajC, which translates to MEGQSADILSSLLPLVALFAIFYFLIIRPQQKQAKAHKDMIAGLKKGDKIVTNGGLMVEVVKVEETYFLIKNNDNSEMKLAKEFVARLITE; encoded by the coding sequence ATGGAAGGTCAAAGTGCAGATATTTTAAGCTCATTATTACCTCTTGTTGCATTATTTGCAATATTTTACTTTTTAATTATTAGACCGCAACAAAAACAAGCGAAAGCTCATAAAGATATGATTGCAGGTCTTAAAAAAGGTGATAAGATTGTAACAAATGGTGGCTTAATGGTTGAAGTTGTTAAGGTTGAAGAGACATATTTTTTAATCAAAAACAACGATAATTCAGAAATGAAATTAGCAAAAGAGTTCGTTGCTAGATTAATAACTGAATAA
- a CDS encoding apolipoprotein N-acyltransferase produces MFLLKTNHFNKINIIKGFITALMLSAFIYFSHFSFEIKIINSIFGVFGIYLLLSIPKKSLFFAGFFTGIFWCNWMAISLQYYDLTYIFPIVLLGIGIVFGIIFHLFALIDNLIFRSFAIFIFTFISPFGFNWLKLELLFIDSYFSTSKLAFALIIISLVLFIYLKKFRFIALFIMIFALDFSKNINLAEPNINISMPQMMVNQDLKWQKEYVNDLIENNFAKIEEAIEQKKDLVVLPETAFSFVLNKKPEILNRLLEYSYNIDIIVGSLYLENREIFNASYHFFEGNYEVAKKVVLVPFGEEIPLPKFLVDLINNIFYNGASDYSKASTATDFLIKGEKFRNAICYEATTDKIFENLNETKYMMVISNNAWFIPSIEPTLQHLLLKYYSKKYGVMIFHTVNGSPNRVYKP; encoded by the coding sequence ATGTTTTTATTAAAAACCAATCATTTTAACAAAATAAATATAATAAAAGGCTTCATAACAGCACTTATGCTTAGTGCTTTTATCTATTTTAGCCATTTTAGTTTTGAAATAAAAATCATCAACTCTATTTTTGGAGTTTTTGGAATTTATCTTCTTTTGAGTATTCCTAAAAAGTCTCTATTTTTTGCTGGTTTTTTCACTGGAATTTTTTGGTGTAATTGGATGGCAATTAGTCTTCAATACTATGATTTAACATATATTTTTCCAATTGTTCTTTTAGGGATTGGTATAGTTTTTGGAATAATATTTCATTTATTTGCTTTAATTGACAATCTAATTTTTAGAAGCTTTGCTATCTTTATTTTTACATTTATCTCTCCTTTTGGATTTAATTGGTTAAAACTAGAACTTCTTTTTATTGACTCATATTTTAGCACTTCAAAATTGGCTTTTGCACTAATTATTATCTCTTTAGTACTTTTTATTTATCTAAAAAAATTTAGATTTATTGCTTTATTTATAATGATTTTTGCACTTGATTTTTCTAAAAATATAAATTTAGCAGAGCCAAACATAAATATTTCAATGCCTCAAATGATGGTAAATCAAGATTTAAAATGGCAAAAAGAGTATGTAAATGATTTAATTGAGAATAATTTTGCAAAAATAGAAGAAGCTATAGAACAAAAAAAAGATTTAGTTGTTTTACCTGAAACTGCTTTCTCTTTTGTCTTAAATAAAAAGCCAGAAATTTTAAATAGATTATTAGAATATTCTTATAATATTGATATTATAGTTGGTTCTTTATATCTAGAAAATAGAGAAATTTTCAATGCTTCTTATCACTTTTTTGAAGGAAATTATGAAGTTGCAAAAAAAGTTGTACTTGTTCCATTTGGTGAAGAGATACCACTTCCAAAATTTTTAGTTGATTTAATAAATAATATTTTTTATAATGGGGCTAGTGATTATTCAAAAGCCTCTACTGCTACAGATTTTTTAATAAAAGGTGAAAAATTTAGAAATGCTATTTGTTATGAAGCAACAACAGATAAAATTTTTGAAAATCTAAATGAAACAAAATATATGATGGTTATATCAAATAATGCTTGGTTTATTCCATCAATCGAGCCAACTTTACAACATTTACTTTTAAAATATTACTCAAAAAAATATGGTGTTATGATTTTTCATACTGTAAATGGGAGTCCAAATAGAGTTTATAAGCCTTAG
- a CDS encoding SDR family NAD(P)-dependent oxidoreductase produces MQNILITGCSSGIGLQTALILKENGIKVYTSARDEKDVQKLRNLGFETFKIDVRNKDEISYALKIILQNDKKLDSVFNNAGFGQPGAVEDLSVEVLKEQFDTNFFGLHEVTIQTMKIFRAQGYGKLIQHSSVLGIISLRFRGAYNASKYAIEGLCDTLRLETLNSNIFVSTINTGPVTSKFRENALNNFRKNIKIEESFWESSYKNELKARLENKDDKSAFNLPASSVANIVLKILNSKKPKPRYYVTKATHILGFAKRVLSQSWLDKLLAKV; encoded by the coding sequence ATGCAAAATATATTAATTACGGGATGTTCAAGTGGAATTGGGCTTCAAACAGCACTTATTTTAAAAGAGAATGGAATAAAAGTTTATACAAGTGCAAGAGATGAAAAAGATGTACAAAAACTTAGAAATTTAGGTTTTGAAACTTTTAAAATTGATGTTCGGAATAAAGATGAGATAAGTTATGCCTTAAAAATTATTTTGCAAAATGATAAAAAACTAGACTCTGTTTTTAATAATGCTGGTTTTGGACAACCAGGAGCTGTTGAGGATTTAAGTGTGGAAGTTTTAAAAGAGCAATTTGATACAAATTTTTTTGGGCTTCACGAAGTAACTATTCAAACTATGAAAATATTTAGAGCTCAAGGTTATGGAAAACTTATTCAACATAGTTCTGTTTTAGGAATTATCTCTTTAAGATTTCGTGGTGCTTATAATGCTAGTAAATATGCTATTGAAGGGCTTTGTGATACTTTGAGATTGGAAACTTTAAATAGTAATATTTTTGTAAGTACTATAAATACAGGTCCTGTTACTTCAAAATTTAGAGAAAATGCTTTAAATAATTTTAGAAAAAATATTAAAATAGAAGAAAGCTTTTGGGAGAGTAGTTATAAAAATGAGCTAAAAGCTAGGCTTGAAAATAAAGATGATAAATCAGCTTTTAATCTTCCAGCTTCAAGTGTTGCAAATATAGTTTTGAAAATTTTAAATAGTAAAAAACCAAAGCCAAGATATTATGTTACAAAAGCAACACATATTTTAGGCTTTGCAAAAAGAGTTCTAAGCCAAAGTTGGCTTGATAAATTACTTGCAAAAGTATGA
- a CDS encoding TIGR02757 family protein yields the protein MLKKDKELKELLDIESNSRNTNFELSYEKPDPLLVAKRQNDDFAILLCALFAYGNAKLIVKFLDSLDFSLLNKSEEEIEKELKNHYYRFQNSADVIAIFKTFRRLKNENNLEDLFYDGYKKDNCVLEGIDFVIQKIKLKANYSSQGFDFLIGNPLKRDKKGFIKEIGNAPYKRWNMFLRWMVRDDNLDLGLWKNIDKKDLILPLDTHTFNVSVKLGLLDRKSYDLKSALEITNKLKEFDNLDPIKYDFAIYRLGQEKII from the coding sequence ATGCTAAAAAAAGATAAAGAATTAAAAGAACTCTTAGATATTGAGTCAAATAGTAGAAATACAAATTTTGAATTAAGTTATGAAAAACCTGATCCACTATTAGTAGCAAAAAGACAAAATGATGATTTTGCCATACTTTTATGTGCTTTGTTTGCTTATGGAAATGCAAAATTAATAGTAAAATTTTTAGATAGTTTAGATTTTTCTCTTTTAAATAAAAGTGAAGAAGAGATTGAAAAAGAGCTTAAAAATCACTATTATAGATTCCAAAATAGTGCTGATGTAATAGCCATTTTCAAAACTTTTAGAAGATTAAAAAATGAAAATAATTTAGAAGATTTGTTCTATGATGGGTATAAAAAAGATAATTGTGTTTTAGAAGGGATTGATTTTGTGATACAAAAAATCAAATTAAAAGCAAACTACTCCTCACAAGGTTTTGATTTTTTAATAGGAAATCCTCTAAAAAGAGATAAAAAAGGGTTTATAAAAGAGATTGGGAATGCTCCATATAAAAGATGGAATATGTTTTTGCGATGGATGGTACGAGATGATAATTTGGATTTAGGTTTATGGAAAAATATTGACAAAAAAGATTTGATTTTACCACTTGATACTCACACTTTTAATGTATCAGTAAAACTTGGGCTTTTAGATAGAAAGAGTTATGATTTAAAATCTGCTTTGGAAATAACAAATAAACTAAAAGAGTTTGATAATCTTGACCCAATAAAATATGATTTCGCCATATATAGACTGGGGCAAGAAAAGATTATATAA
- a CDS encoding Lnb N-terminal periplasmic domain-containing protein — MQNKSNFIKLGFKFFIFKLLFFTTLFSSDIEIFIEKNKIYENPYWAKLLHYRNGESEIDSTNFFVSKEGKYDLKKELIETIKSLENNENDILCRFPLRVEWLKEQIPNLQNSIKSYSCEELDKYLDLTDAKFVTLVFPTSHINSPASMYGHTFLKISSSKDTPLISNAINYAAKTDEKNGLIFAFQGIFGGYEGRYSILPYYEKLKEYNNLEQRDVWEYDLNLNQEEIKKLTLHSWELKDSYADYFFFKENCSYAILWLLEVARPTLDLVDNFLFKTIPLDTIKLISKNNLIEKSNYRYSTMKKMKFIVDEKIENRAYIKEFLNEDKNLEESLSKDDKIAYLDLKSTYLQYERAENRLEKGEYTKKYLNILKLRSSFKEPSSFDIKEPINPINSHDSARISLFYNSNDSFLFGIKPAYSDIYDIEDGYLEGAYIDFFDLNLEKKKNSSLKLDRFTFLKIKSLASQDLLFKPISWGVDVAIEHFSDELFFKLKPEAGVSYSFFNTIFYSNLVSNVLYKANEQYISLGSNVGFIINSFQNIKFGSSFSYDKYNEKFENRVFEAFSTYKIDRNLALNLNYKNNNLEKKQDIFKFGIYYYF, encoded by the coding sequence TTGCAAAACAAATCTAATTTTATAAAATTGGGGTTTAAATTTTTTATATTTAAACTCCTTTTTTTTACTACTCTTTTTTCAAGTGATATTGAAATTTTTATAGAAAAAAATAAGATCTATGAAAATCCTTATTGGGCAAAACTTCTACACTATAGAAATGGTGAAAGCGAGATAGATTCAACTAACTTTTTTGTTTCTAAAGAGGGAAAGTATGATTTAAAAAAAGAGTTAATTGAGACTATAAAATCTTTAGAGAATAATGAAAATGATATTTTATGCAGATTTCCACTAAGAGTTGAGTGGTTAAAAGAGCAAATTCCAAATTTACAAAATAGTATAAAATCTTATAGTTGTGAAGAGTTAGATAAATATTTGGATTTAACAGATGCAAAATTTGTAACTTTGGTTTTTCCAACCTCTCATATAAACTCTCCTGCATCTATGTATGGACACACTTTTTTAAAGATTTCAAGTAGTAAAGATACTCCACTTATTTCAAATGCTATAAATTATGCTGCAAAAACAGATGAGAAGAATGGGCTTATTTTCGCTTTTCAAGGAATTTTTGGTGGATATGAAGGAAGATACTCTATTTTACCTTATTATGAAAAATTAAAAGAGTATAACAATCTTGAGCAAAGAGATGTTTGGGAGTATGATTTAAATTTAAATCAAGAAGAGATTAAAAAATTAACTCTGCACTCTTGGGAGTTAAAAGACTCTTATGCTGACTATTTTTTCTTTAAAGAGAACTGTTCTTATGCTATTTTATGGCTTTTAGAAGTTGCTAGACCAACTCTTGATTTAGTAGATAATTTTTTATTTAAAACTATTCCTCTTGATACGATTAAACTAATTTCAAAAAATAATTTGATTGAAAAATCAAATTATAGATATTCAACTATGAAAAAAATGAAGTTTATTGTAGATGAAAAGATAGAAAATAGAGCTTATATAAAAGAGTTTTTAAATGAAGATAAAAATTTAGAAGAGAGTTTAAGTAAAGATGACAAGATTGCATATTTGGATTTAAAGAGTACATATTTACAGTATGAAAGAGCTGAAAATAGGCTTGAAAAAGGTGAATACACAAAAAAATATCTGAATATCTTAAAACTAAGAAGTAGTTTTAAGGAACCTTCAAGTTTTGATATAAAAGAACCTATAAACCCTATAAACTCTCATGATTCAGCAAGAATTAGTTTATTTTATAACTCAAATGATAGTTTTTTATTTGGTATAAAACCAGCTTATAGCGATATTTATGATATTGAAGATGGTTATTTAGAAGGAGCTTATATTGATTTTTTTGATTTAAATTTAGAAAAAAAGAAAAATAGTAGTTTAAAACTAGATAGATTTACTTTTCTAAAAATAAAATCTCTAGCTTCACAAGATTTACTATTTAAACCAATTTCTTGGGGAGTTGATGTAGCAATCGAACATTTTAGTGATGAACTATTTTTTAAGCTAAAACCAGAAGCTGGAGTCTCTTATAGTTTTTTTAATACAATTTTTTACTCTAATTTAGTTTCAAATGTTTTATATAAAGCAAATGAACAGTATATCTCTTTGGGTTCTAATGTAGGATTTATAATAAATAGTTTTCAAAATATAAAATTTGGTAGCTCTTTTTCTTATGATAAATACAATGAAAAATTTGAAAATAGGGTTTTTGAAGCATTTTCTACTTATAAAATAGATAGAAATTTAGCTTTAAATCTAAATTATAAAAACAATAATCTAGAAAAAAAACAAGATATTTTTAAATTTGGTATTTATTACTATTTTTAA
- a CDS encoding DUF3015 family protein, whose amino-acid sequence MKKILSVVAALGLASSLYANNTNTGCGLGSIVIKNQNSSVLQALAATTNGTSGNQTFGISSGTSNCNKPSNFVSNDRLNQFVNENMDELAMDISAGKGETLNTVATLMNVENKDEFASKLQANFSDIYTSEKVSSAEVIDNIAKQI is encoded by the coding sequence ATGAAAAAAATACTTTCGGTAGTTGCTGCTTTAGGACTTGCTAGTTCTTTATATGCAAATAATACAAATACAGGATGTGGGCTTGGTTCTATAGTTATCAAAAACCAAAACTCTTCAGTTTTACAAGCTTTAGCAGCTACAACAAATGGAACTTCAGGAAACCAAACTTTTGGTATTTCAAGTGGTACTTCAAATTGTAACAAACCATCAAACTTTGTTTCAAATGATAGATTAAATCAATTTGTAAATGAAAATATGGATGAACTTGCTATGGATATTTCAGCAGGAAAAGGTGAAACTTTAAATACAGTTGCAACTTTAATGAATGTTGAAAATAAAGATGAGTTTGCTTCAAAATTACAAGCAAATTTTTCTGATATTTATACAAGTGAAAAAGTAAGTTCAGCAGAAGTTATAGATAACATTGCAAAACAAATCTAA
- a CDS encoding CCA tRNA nucleotidyltransferase, with protein sequence MYINIVKIEIPKLLVLILTKLQESGYKPYLVGGCVRDFFLNKQNKDFDIEIFNLDSLENIVPILENFGKLNSVGKSFGVLKLHTKELEFDFSLPRTEEKTGKTHKDFLVKTNSKLSFFEAAKRRDFTINAIYYDYFSNSFIDPFFGIDDLKDRKIKHIDDKTFVEDSLRVYRAIGFASRFDFEIDLKTKELCLNIIKNGELNILPKERVFEELRKLFLKSLKPSIGLKLFDYFQIFSINFESSYKAVDNFAKDLKDKNLKDFRKLYLFFTIFLKNLDEKKILKFLEKITNDKKFIENILLLSENSTNFDEKELKKLSLILNLEDLILVEKALEKENILKIENLAKDLNIFDKALKIEVLGKDLINLGFKESREFKEILDFALNLQIEKGSNKQEIIDNIIKKYKIKIFQS encoded by the coding sequence ATGTATATCAATATAGTAAAAATTGAGATACCAAAACTATTAGTTCTTATCTTAACAAAACTACAAGAGAGTGGTTATAAACCATATCTTGTAGGTGGTTGTGTAAGAGATTTCTTTTTAAACAAACAAAATAAAGATTTTGATATTGAAATTTTCAATTTAGACTCTTTAGAAAATATAGTTCCTATTTTAGAAAACTTTGGCAAACTTAATAGTGTTGGAAAATCTTTTGGAGTTTTAAAACTTCATACAAAAGAGCTAGAGTTTGATTTCTCTCTTCCTAGAACAGAAGAGAAAACTGGTAAAACTCATAAAGATTTTTTAGTTAAAACCAATTCAAAATTATCATTTTTCGAAGCTGCAAAAAGGCGAGATTTTACTATAAATGCTATTTATTACGATTACTTTTCAAATAGTTTTATAGACCCATTTTTTGGAATAGATGATTTAAAAGATAGAAAAATAAAACATATAGATGATAAAACTTTTGTAGAAGATAGTTTAAGAGTTTATAGAGCTATTGGCTTTGCTTCAAGATTTGATTTTGAAATAGATTTAAAAACAAAAGAGTTATGTTTAAATATCATTAAAAATGGTGAACTAAATATTTTGCCAAAAGAGAGAGTTTTTGAAGAGTTAAGAAAGCTTTTTTTAAAATCTTTAAAACCCTCTATTGGATTAAAACTTTTTGATTATTTTCAAATCTTTTCTATAAATTTTGAAAGTAGTTATAAAGCAGTTGATAATTTTGCAAAAGATTTAAAAGATAAGAATTTGAAAGATTTTAGAAAACTATATCTATTTTTCACGATTTTTCTTAAGAATTTAGATGAAAAAAAGATTTTAAAGTTTTTAGAAAAGATTACAAATGATAAGAAATTTATAGAAAATATTTTACTTTTATCTGAAAATTCGACAAATTTTGATGAAAAAGAGTTAAAAAAGTTATCTTTAATTTTAAATTTAGAAGATTTGATTTTAGTTGAAAAAGCTTTAGAAAAAGAGAATATCTTAAAAATAGAAAATTTAGCAAAAGATTTAAATATTTTTGATAAAGCTTTAAAAATAGAGGTTTTAGGAAAAGATTTAATTAATTTAGGATTTAAAGAGTCAAGAGAGTTTAAAGAGATTTTAGATTTTGCTTTGAATTTACAAATAGAAAAAGGTTCAAATAAACAAGAAATAATAGATAATATTATAAAAAAGTATAAAATTAAAATATTTCAAAGTTAA
- a CDS encoding mechanosensitive ion channel family protein, whose amino-acid sequence MDIEKELKEEVVQITKDFDKLIPDNILELLIKYSLSFLMAILIFVIGKWFASKVVKILGTVLKKAGVESTLVRFLQNIVYYVLITVIVLAALNKIGVETTSFIAILGAAGLAVGLALKDSLNNFASGVMIILFRPFKAGDSVNAGGVSGTVTEVTIFNTVFLTADNQRIIVPNGAITKGSITNVNANSTRRVDLVIGISYEDNIKKVKEILTNIINNNPKILLDKPVSINVAELADFSVNLSINVWVNTGDYGSVKAELLETIKTTFDEVGISIPYPKQDVYQYSKN is encoded by the coding sequence ATGGATATAGAAAAAGAGTTAAAAGAGGAAGTTGTACAAATCACAAAAGATTTTGACAAATTGATTCCAGATAATATTCTTGAACTTCTAATTAAATATTCACTATCATTTCTAATGGCAATTTTAATATTTGTAATTGGAAAATGGTTTGCCTCAAAAGTTGTGAAAATTTTAGGAACAGTTTTAAAAAAAGCTGGAGTTGAAAGCACTTTAGTTAGATTTTTACAAAATATTGTTTATTATGTTTTAATAACAGTTATTGTTTTAGCTGCATTAAATAAGATTGGTGTTGAAACAACATCATTTATTGCTATTTTAGGGGCTGCTGGTTTAGCAGTTGGTTTGGCTTTAAAAGATTCATTAAATAATTTTGCTTCAGGTGTTATGATTATTTTATTTAGACCATTTAAAGCAGGAGATAGTGTAAATGCTGGTGGTGTTAGTGGAACTGTAACAGAAGTTACAATTTTTAATACAGTTTTTTTAACAGCTGATAATCAAAGAATAATTGTACCAAATGGAGCTATTACAAAAGGTTCAATTACAAATGTAAATGCAAATTCTACAAGAAGAGTTGATTTAGTTATAGGGATATCTTATGAGGATAATATTAAAAAAGTAAAAGAGATTTTAACAAATATTATAAATAACAATCCAAAGATTTTGCTTGATAAACCAGTTTCAATAAATGTTGCCGAATTAGCAGATTTTTCAGTTAATTTATCAATTAATGTTTGGGTAAATACAGGTGATTATGGTTCGGTTAAAGCTGAACTTTTAGAGACTATCAAAACAACATTTGATGAGGTTGGTATCTCTATTCCTTATCCAAAACAAGATGTATATCAATATAGTAAAAATTGA
- a CDS encoding proline--tRNA ligase — MKFSKLFIPTTKEMPSDATLPSHQYLVRGGFVAQTGAGIYDFMPLGKIVLDKIKAIVKKEMDEAGALEVQFGFVTPLSLWEESGRDLTMGSEMLRFKDRKGGNFVLSPTNEEAVVNMVKNRVTSYKDLPLHLYQINTKFRDEARPRFGLMRGREFLMKDGYSFHSNEEDLVREFNLMEATYKKIYTKLGLSFRVVEADSGAIGGSGSKEFHVLASSGEDTIVVCYSCEYAANIEAAKRKKVNYDFSRGEEKKVETPNCKTIDEVADFLQVPTSQTLKAVIKKAIFKDGSKIVVFFVRGSDELEETKALNSIDALELIEANEDEIKEVGLVAGYCGIKNLVKDILVVIDSELEASNSLVCGANEENYHLINVDLTKIANLTFKDLIAVKEGDICYCCGGTLSYTKGIEAGHIFQLGDKYSKAMNATFLDENGKAKPFIMGCYGVGVSRLVAAIIEQNHDDKGCIWTKETAPFMVDIIVSNSKNEEEAKIGEDIYKELKNLNIETILDDRINARFGFKMGDFELLGFPYAIIIGKKLAEGFVEIVDRKTLEKVEVKVEDIVEKIFNLIKG; from the coding sequence ATGAAATTTAGCAAACTTTTTATTCCAACAACAAAAGAGATGCCATCAGATGCAACTTTACCATCTCATCAATATTTAGTTAGAGGTGGATTTGTAGCACAAACAGGTGCAGGGATTTATGATTTTATGCCTTTAGGAAAAATTGTATTAGATAAGATAAAAGCAATTGTAAAAAAAGAGATGGATGAAGCAGGAGCTTTAGAGGTACAATTTGGATTTGTAACACCACTTAGTCTTTGGGAAGAGTCAGGAAGAGACTTAACAATGGGTAGTGAAATGTTAAGATTTAAAGATAGAAAAGGTGGAAACTTTGTCTTAAGTCCTACAAATGAAGAAGCTGTTGTAAATATGGTAAAAAATAGAGTTACTTCATATAAAGATTTACCATTACATTTATATCAAATAAATACAAAGTTTAGAGATGAAGCACGACCTAGATTTGGGTTAATGAGAGGAAGAGAGTTTTTAATGAAAGATGGATACTCTTTTCACTCAAATGAAGAGGATTTAGTTAGAGAATTTAATCTTATGGAAGCTACATATAAAAAAATATATACAAAATTAGGACTTAGTTTTAGAGTAGTTGAAGCTGATAGTGGAGCTATTGGTGGAAGTGGCTCTAAAGAGTTTCATGTTCTTGCTTCTAGTGGAGAAGATACTATTGTAGTTTGTTACTCTTGTGAATATGCAGCAAATATAGAAGCAGCTAAAAGAAAAAAAGTTAATTATGATTTTTCTAGGGGTGAAGAGAAAAAAGTAGAAACACCAAATTGTAAAACTATTGATGAAGTTGCAGATTTTTTACAAGTTCCAACATCTCAAACTCTTAAAGCAGTTATAAAAAAAGCTATCTTTAAAGATGGCTCAAAAATAGTTGTTTTTTTTGTAAGAGGAAGTGATGAGTTAGAAGAGACAAAAGCCTTAAACTCTATTGATGCTTTAGAGCTTATTGAAGCAAATGAAGATGAGATAAAAGAGGTAGGATTAGTTGCAGGATATTGTGGTATTAAAAATCTGGTAAAAGATATTTTAGTAGTAATTGATAGTGAATTAGAAGCTTCAAACTCTTTAGTTTGTGGAGCGAATGAAGAGAATTATCATCTTATTAATGTAGATTTAACTAAAATAGCAAATTTAACTTTTAAAGATTTAATTGCTGTAAAAGAGGGTGATATTTGCTATTGTTGTGGTGGAACTTTGTCATATACAAAAGGAATTGAAGCTGGACATATTTTCCAACTAGGAGATAAATATTCTAAAGCTATGAATGCAACATTTTTAGATGAAAATGGAAAAGCAAAACCATTTATTATGGGATGCTATGGAGTTGGAGTTTCAAGACTTGTAGCAGCTATTATTGAACAAAATCATGATGATAAAGGTTGTATTTGGACAAAAGAGACAGCACCTTTTATGGTTGATATTATTGTTTCAAACTCAAAAAATGAAGAAGAGGCAAAAATAGGAGAAGATATTTATAAAGAATTAAAAAATTTAAATATTGAAACTATTTTAGATGATAGAATAAATGCTAGATTTGGTTTTAAAATGGGTGATTTTGAGCTTTTAGGTTTCCCTTATGCAATAATTATAGGAAAAAAATTAGCTGAAGGCTTCGTTGAAATAGTAGATAGAAAAACTTTGGAAAAAGTTGAAGTAAAAGTTGAAGATATTGTAGAAAAAATTTTTAATTTAATAAAGGGGTAA